Proteins encoded together in one Pseudomonas sp. TCU-HL1 window:
- a CDS encoding multifunctional CCA addition/repair protein: MQIYKVGGAVRDRLLNRPITENDWVVVGATAEEMLEQGFRPVGADFPVFLHPQSGEEYALARTERKSGRGYGGFTFYASPDVSLEQDLIRRDLTVNAMAEDGQGNLFDPYGGQRDLEDRVLRHVSPAFAEDPLRVLRVARFAARYAPLGFQVAEETLALMRQIAESGELDALTPERSWKEVSRALMEPRPDVFIQVLRDCGALAAWLPEVDRLFGVPQPAKHHPEVDSGVHVLAVLRQCAKHGQPLTVRWASLLHDLGKGLTPEEEWPQHIAHEKRGLKLINAVNERCKAPRDCQELALLVGEYHTHAHRALELRASTLLELLQSFDVYRRPQRFEEFVAASEMDARGRTGLEQRDYPQAAYLLGAAAVARAVSVQPLLEKGLTGAELGEALKGERLKALKVYKESGGKA; this comes from the coding sequence ATGCAGATATACAAAGTCGGTGGCGCGGTACGCGACCGCCTGTTGAATCGCCCAATAACCGAGAACGACTGGGTCGTGGTGGGCGCCACCGCCGAAGAGATGCTGGAGCAGGGTTTCCGCCCAGTCGGGGCGGACTTCCCGGTATTCTTGCACCCCCAAAGCGGCGAGGAATACGCCCTCGCCCGCACTGAGCGCAAGAGCGGTCGTGGCTATGGCGGCTTCACCTTCTACGCCAGCCCGGACGTGAGCCTGGAACAGGACCTCATCCGCCGCGACCTCACCGTCAATGCCATGGCCGAGGACGGCCAGGGCAACCTCTTCGACCCCTATGGCGGCCAACGCGACCTGGAAGACCGGGTATTGCGCCATGTCTCCCCTGCCTTTGCGGAAGACCCGCTGCGCGTGCTCCGCGTGGCGCGCTTCGCCGCCCGCTATGCACCGCTGGGCTTCCAGGTCGCCGAAGAAACCCTCGCGCTGATGCGACAGATCGCCGAATCCGGCGAGCTGGACGCCCTGACCCCGGAACGCAGCTGGAAGGAAGTCTCCCGCGCCCTGATGGAGCCGCGCCCGGATGTATTCATCCAGGTACTGCGTGACTGCGGCGCCCTTGCCGCCTGGTTACCCGAAGTGGATCGCCTGTTCGGCGTTCCGCAGCCGGCGAAGCATCACCCCGAGGTGGACTCCGGCGTCCATGTACTGGCCGTCCTGCGCCAATGCGCCAAACACGGGCAGCCGCTGACCGTGCGCTGGGCCAGCCTGCTGCATGACTTGGGAAAAGGCCTGACGCCTGAAGAGGAGTGGCCGCAGCACATCGCCCACGAAAAGCGCGGCCTGAAACTGATCAACGCCGTCAACGAACGCTGCAAGGCGCCCCGCGATTGCCAGGAACTGGCCCTGCTGGTGGGCGAATATCACACCCACGCTCACCGTGCCCTGGAGCTACGCGCGTCTACCCTGCTGGAGTTGCTGCAAAGCTTCGATGTCTACCGCCGTCCGCAGCGCTTCGAAGAGTTCGTCGCCGCCAGTGAGATGGATGCCCGAGGTCGCACCGGCCTTGAGCAGCGCGACTACCCCCAGGCGGCGTACCTGCTGGGCGCCGCCGCGGTCGCCCGCGCGGTGTCGGTACAGCCACTGCTGGAAAAGGGGCTCACGGGCGCTGAACTGGGCGAGGCGCTCAAGGGCGAGCGCCTCAAGGCATTGAAGGTCTACAAGGAAAGCGGCGGGAAAGCCTGA
- the dnaG gene encoding DNA primase, translating into MAGLIPQGFIDDLLNRTDIVEVVGARVQLKKAGKNYTARCPFHNEKTPSFSVSPDKQFYYCFGCGAGGNALGFVMDHDHLDFPQAVEELAKRAGMDVPREEGGRGNRPRQPTDSPLYPLLTAASDYYRHALKQHPTRKAAIEYLKGRGLTGEIARDFALGFAPPGWDNLLKHMAGDSLQQKHMIDAGLLIENAETGKRYDRFRDRVMFPIRDSRGRIIAFGGRVLGDDKPKYLNSPETPVFHKGQELYGLFEARKHNRNLDEIMVVEGYMDVIALAQQGLRNAVATLGTATSEEHIRRLFRLVPNILFCFDGDQAGRKAAWRALEATLPDLEDGRRARFLFLPEGEDPDSLVRKEGTDAFRARITQHAQPLADYFFQQLTQEADPTSLEGKAHLATLAAPLIERIPGANLKVLMRQRLAEITGLNGDALGHFARSAPTNSESRGHSDDAYYESFSGYDDQQHEPEHSHYFEPSAAPQGNWQKEERRKEGWKKDDWKKDGKKWSKGREDFKRPPRTEVKVESPTLTALRTLLHHPSLAQKVEDASHFAAEDDTYAQLMVSLVEAVQKNPKLRSLQLIARWHGTDQGRLLRALAEKEWLISDDNLEQQFFDTITRLSARQRERRLENLLRKARQSELSAEEKDQLRDLLSRNTSPLTPTSTGA; encoded by the coding sequence ATGGCTGGCCTGATCCCCCAAGGCTTCATCGACGACCTGCTGAACCGCACCGACATTGTCGAAGTGGTCGGCGCGCGCGTGCAGCTGAAAAAGGCCGGCAAGAACTACACCGCGCGATGCCCGTTCCATAACGAGAAAACGCCCTCGTTCAGCGTCAGCCCGGACAAGCAGTTCTATTACTGCTTCGGCTGTGGCGCTGGCGGCAACGCCCTTGGCTTCGTCATGGACCACGACCACCTGGACTTCCCCCAGGCGGTCGAGGAGTTGGCCAAACGGGCCGGCATGGATGTCCCGCGCGAGGAAGGCGGACGCGGCAACCGACCGCGCCAGCCCACTGATTCCCCGCTTTACCCGCTGCTTACCGCCGCCTCGGACTACTACCGCCATGCGCTCAAACAGCACCCGACCCGCAAGGCGGCGATCGAGTACCTGAAAGGCCGGGGACTGACCGGCGAGATCGCCCGCGACTTCGCACTAGGCTTCGCCCCGCCCGGCTGGGACAACCTGCTCAAGCACATGGCCGGCGACAGCCTGCAGCAAAAGCACATGATCGATGCCGGCCTGCTGATCGAGAACGCCGAGACCGGCAAGCGCTACGACCGCTTCCGCGACCGCGTGATGTTCCCCATCCGCGACAGCCGTGGCCGCATCATCGCCTTCGGCGGCCGCGTCCTTGGCGACGACAAGCCCAAGTACCTGAACTCCCCGGAAACCCCGGTGTTCCACAAGGGCCAGGAACTCTACGGGCTGTTCGAGGCGCGCAAACACAACCGCAACCTCGACGAAATCATGGTCGTCGAGGGCTACATGGACGTCATCGCGCTGGCCCAACAAGGGCTGCGCAACGCCGTTGCCACCCTAGGCACCGCGACGAGTGAAGAGCACATCCGCCGCCTGTTCCGCCTGGTGCCGAACATTCTCTTCTGCTTCGACGGCGACCAGGCCGGACGCAAAGCCGCCTGGCGCGCCCTGGAGGCGACCCTGCCGGACCTGGAAGACGGCCGTCGTGCGCGCTTCCTGTTCCTGCCCGAAGGCGAAGACCCGGACAGCCTTGTACGCAAAGAAGGCACCGACGCCTTCCGTGCGCGCATCACCCAACATGCCCAGCCGCTGGCCGATTACTTCTTCCAGCAACTGACCCAGGAAGCCGACCCCACCTCCCTGGAAGGCAAGGCGCACCTGGCGACGCTGGCGGCACCGTTGATCGAACGCATCCCCGGCGCCAACCTGAAGGTTCTGATGCGCCAGCGCCTGGCCGAGATCACCGGCCTCAACGGCGATGCCCTCGGCCACTTCGCCCGCAGCGCACCGACCAACAGCGAGAGCCGCGGGCACTCGGACGATGCCTACTACGAATCCTTCTCCGGCTACGACGACCAGCAGCACGAGCCGGAACACTCGCACTACTTCGAACCATCCGCAGCGCCCCAGGGCAATTGGCAGAAGGAGGAGCGTCGCAAGGAAGGCTGGAAAAAGGACGACTGGAAGAAGGACGGCAAGAAGTGGAGCAAGGGCCGCGAAGACTTCAAGCGCCCGCCGCGTACCGAAGTGAAGGTGGAATCGCCCACCCTGACCGCACTGCGCACGCTGCTCCACCATCCTTCTCTGGCACAAAAGGTGGAAGATGCCAGCCATTTCGCAGCGGAAGATGACACCTACGCCCAACTCATGGTGTCACTGGTGGAAGCGGTTCAGAAGAACCCGAAACTGCGCTCCCTGCAGTTGATCGCCCGCTGGCACGGCACCGACCAGGGCCGCCTGCTACGGGCGTTGGCAGAAAAGGAATGGCTGATTTCCGACGACAACCTTGAACAACAGTTTTTCGACACTATAACTAGGTTGTCGGCTCGCCAGCGGGAACGCCGCCTGGAAAATCTGCTGCGAAAAGCGCGGCAAAGCGAACTGAGCGCAGAGGAAAAAGACCAGCTGCGCGATCTCCTCAGCCGCAACACGTCTCCCCTGACTCCGACCTCAACTGGCGCATAA
- the plsY gene encoding glycerol-3-phosphate 1-O-acyltransferase PlsY: MFWLLATLAYLLGSLSFAILLSRLFGTGDPRAQGSGNPGATNMLRVAGKKLAILTLLGDMLKGLVPVLVAHLCGFDIQQQAWIGLAAVLGHLYPLYFRFRGGKGVATAAGMLLGLYPPAALLAIGAWLLTFYLTRTSSLAALIATPLTLPLLAWQQPGALLPMTVLTALIVWRHRGNLRDLFAGRERHF, from the coding sequence ATGTTTTGGCTGCTGGCGACTCTCGCCTACCTGCTCGGATCGTTGTCCTTCGCCATTCTGCTCAGCCGACTGTTCGGCACGGGTGATCCACGTGCCCAGGGCTCCGGCAACCCTGGCGCCACCAACATGCTGCGGGTGGCGGGAAAGAAACTGGCAATCCTGACCCTGCTCGGCGACATGCTGAAGGGTCTGGTACCGGTTTTGGTCGCCCACCTCTGCGGCTTCGACATCCAGCAACAGGCCTGGATCGGCCTCGCCGCGGTGCTTGGCCACCTCTATCCCCTGTACTTCCGCTTCCGTGGCGGCAAGGGCGTCGCGACCGCCGCCGGCATGCTACTGGGGCTTTATCCCCCTGCCGCGCTGCTGGCCATCGGCGCCTGGCTACTGACGTTTTACCTGACCCGCACCAGTTCCCTGGCCGCCCTCATTGCCACGCCGCTGACCCTGCCATTGCTGGCCTGGCAACAACCCGGCGCACTGCTGCCGATGACGGTGCTGACGGCGCTCATCGTCTGGCGCCATCGCGGCAATCTACGCGACCTTTTCGCTGGACGCGAACGGCATTTCTGA
- the folB gene encoding dihydroneopterin aldolase produces the protein MDTVFIEGLEVDTVIGAYDWERSIRQCLRLDLQLGWDNRPAAAGDDLEKALDYAAVSLRIQAFAAEAQFLLVETFAERLVAVLMEEFNIPWVRLKLHKPGAVPAASSVGVEIERGCR, from the coding sequence GTGGACACGGTTTTCATCGAAGGTCTGGAGGTCGACACCGTAATCGGTGCCTATGACTGGGAGCGCAGCATTCGCCAGTGTCTGCGCCTGGACCTGCAGCTGGGCTGGGACAACCGCCCTGCAGCAGCAGGAGATGACCTTGAGAAGGCGCTCGACTACGCGGCCGTGTCCCTGCGCATCCAGGCGTTCGCCGCCGAGGCACAGTTCCTGTTGGTGGAGACCTTCGCCGAACGGCTCGTTGCCGTGCTGATGGAGGAGTTCAACATTCCCTGGGTTCGCCTGAAGCTGCACAAGCCCGGCGCCGTTCCCGCGGCCAGCAGTGTTGGCGTGGAGATCGAGCGCGGATGCCGCTGA
- a CDS encoding DUF4136 domain-containing protein, translated as MRLFLVLLLCLVLATCSTTVPQVHVLQPATAGLEGRTRYEMVPPDLAIEGELPHRERYAELGPLISQGLQQRGYRANSDAQLRVYYWLAVTDQPLVFKADQAPPSPLGPYQAIHLLRDETGTLRLRITDPAGEVLWEGLASTGLSPSRDSAELLQNTVRALVEQVPAAR; from the coding sequence ATGCGCCTGTTCCTCGTCCTGCTGCTGTGCCTGGTCCTGGCAACCTGCTCCACAACAGTTCCGCAGGTTCATGTCCTGCAGCCGGCAACAGCCGGACTGGAGGGCCGGACACGCTACGAAATGGTGCCGCCGGACCTCGCTATCGAGGGTGAGCTGCCGCACCGCGAGCGCTACGCCGAGCTCGGCCCGCTGATCAGCCAGGGCCTTCAGCAGCGCGGCTACCGCGCCAACAGTGATGCCCAGCTGCGGGTTTACTACTGGCTGGCAGTGACCGACCAGCCGCTGGTGTTCAAGGCGGACCAGGCACCGCCCAGCCCACTCGGCCCCTACCAGGCCATTCACCTTCTGCGTGATGAAACCGGCACCTTGCGCCTGCGTATTACCGACCCCGCCGGCGAAGTGCTCTGGGAGGGCCTGGCCAGCACCGGCCTCAGCCCGTCCCGGGACAGCGCCGAACTCTTGCAAAACACGGTGCGAGCCCTGGTCGAGCAGGTCCCCGCAGCCCGCTAG
- the rpsU gene encoding 30S ribosomal protein S21 translates to MPAVKVKENEPFDVALRRFKRSCEKAGVLAEVRSREFYEKPTSERKRKAAAAVKRHAKKVQREQRRRERLY, encoded by the coding sequence ATGCCAGCCGTCAAAGTTAAAGAGAACGAACCCTTCGACGTAGCCCTGCGTCGTTTCAAGCGCTCCTGCGAGAAAGCCGGCGTACTGGCCGAAGTTCGCAGCCGTGAGTTCTACGAGAAGCCCACTTCCGAGCGCAAGCGCAAAGCCGCCGCCGCGGTCAAGCGTCACGCTAAGAAAGTGCAGCGCGAGCAGCGCCGCCGCGAGCGCCTGTACTGA
- a CDS encoding SpoVR family protein, producing MTASKKERKPISTGSEWTFDLIRTYDREISRIAERYALDTYPNQIEVISAEQMMDAYASVGMPIGYHHWSYGKHFLATEKGYSRGQMGLAYEIVINSDPCIAYLMEENTITMQALVIAHACYGHNSFFKGNYLFRTWTDASSIIDYLVFAKQYIMQCEERHGIDAVEDLLDSCHALMNYGVDRYKRPYPISAEEERRRQKEREEHLQKQINDLWRTIPKGAGKGGDKDNQRFPAEPQENILYFIEKHAPLLEPWQREVVRIVRKIAQYFYPQRQTQVMNEGWATFWHYTLMNDLYDEGLVTDGFMMEFLQSHTSVVYQPPFDSPYYSGINPYALGFAMYRDIRRICEDPTEEDRHWFPDIAGSDWLSTLKFAMSSFKDESFILQFLSPKVIRDLKLFSVLDDDQKDELLVPAIHDEQGYRLIRETLAAQYNLGNREPNVQIWSVDRRGDRSLTLRHQQHDRKPLGDSTDEVLKHLHRLWGFDIHLETRHGEQITGSHHVPPKGERTEDGEYPRLDLIIPPI from the coding sequence ATGACTGCCAGCAAGAAGGAACGCAAGCCCATTTCCACGGGGTCCGAGTGGACCTTTGACCTGATCCGCACCTACGACCGCGAGATCAGCCGCATCGCCGAGCGCTATGCGCTGGACACCTACCCGAACCAGATCGAGGTGATCAGCGCCGAGCAGATGATGGACGCCTACGCCTCGGTCGGCATGCCAATTGGCTACCACCACTGGTCCTATGGCAAGCACTTCCTGGCCACCGAGAAAGGCTATTCGCGCGGCCAGATGGGGCTGGCCTACGAGATCGTCATCAACTCCGACCCTTGCATCGCCTACCTCATGGAGGAGAACACCATCACCATGCAGGCGCTGGTGATCGCGCACGCCTGCTATGGCCACAACAGCTTCTTCAAGGGCAACTACCTGTTCCGCACCTGGACCGACGCCAGCTCGATCATCGACTACCTGGTGTTTGCCAAGCAGTACATCATGCAGTGCGAGGAGCGCCACGGTATCGACGCGGTAGAAGACCTGCTGGACTCCTGCCACGCCCTGATGAACTACGGCGTCGACCGCTACAAGCGCCCCTACCCCATCTCGGCCGAAGAAGAACGACGTCGCCAGAAAGAGCGCGAGGAACACCTGCAGAAGCAGATCAACGACCTCTGGCGCACCATTCCCAAAGGCGCCGGCAAGGGTGGCGACAAGGACAACCAGCGCTTCCCGGCCGAGCCGCAGGAAAACATCCTCTACTTCATCGAGAAACACGCGCCGCTGCTCGAGCCCTGGCAACGGGAAGTGGTGCGCATCGTGCGCAAGATCGCCCAGTACTTCTATCCGCAGCGCCAGACCCAGGTGATGAACGAAGGCTGGGCCACCTTCTGGCACTACACCCTGATGAACGACCTGTACGACGAGGGCCTGGTCACCGACGGCTTCATGATGGAGTTCCTGCAGTCGCACACCAGCGTCGTCTACCAGCCACCCTTCGACAGCCCCTACTACAGCGGCATCAACCCCTATGCCCTGGGCTTCGCCATGTACAGGGACATTCGCCGCATCTGCGAGGACCCAACCGAGGAGGACAGGCACTGGTTCCCGGACATCGCCGGCAGCGACTGGCTATCCACCCTCAAGTTCGCCATGAGCAGCTTCAAGGACGAAAGCTTCATCCTGCAGTTCCTCTCGCCCAAGGTGATCCGCGACCTCAAGCTGTTCAGCGTCCTCGACGATGACCAGAAGGACGAACTGCTGGTCCCGGCGATCCATGACGAGCAGGGTTACCGCCTGATCCGAGAAACCCTGGCAGCCCAGTACAACCTAGGCAACCGCGAGCCCAACGTGCAGATCTGGAGCGTAGACCGCCGCGGCGATCGCTCACTGACCCTGCGCCACCAGCAGCACGACCGCAAACCCCTTGGGGACTCCACCGACGAAGTGCTCAAGCACCTGCACCGACTCTGGGGCTTCGACATCCATCTCGAGACCCGCCACGGCGAACAGATCACCGGGAGCCACCATGTCCCCCCAAAGGGGGAACGCACTGAGGACGGGGAATACCCTCGCCTGGACCTGATCATTCCGCCCATTTGA
- the rpoD gene encoding RNA polymerase sigma factor RpoD → MSGKAQQQSRLKELIARGREQGYLTYAEVNDHLPEDISDPEQVEDIIRMINDMGINVFESAPDADALLLAEADTDEAAAEEAAAALAAVETDIGRTTDPVRMYMREMGTVELLTREGEIEIAKRIEEGIREVMSAIAHFPGTVDGILSEYQRVTSEGGRLSDVLSGYIDPDDGTLPAEEVEPVVLKDDSAKAKDKDDEEDEESEGDDAEEEGDGGPDPEEALRRFTAVSDQLEKAKKAVKKHGRDSKQAAEELLALAELFMPIKLVPKQFDVLVEKVRGALDRVRGQERAIMQLCVRDARMPRADFLRLFPGNEVDLGWADGLAKGKAKYAEAIGKLVDDIKRNQQKLVDLEQEVELTVNEIKDVNRRMSIGEAKARRAKKEMVEANLRLVISIAKKYTNRGLQFLDLIQEGNIGLMKAVDKFEYRRGYKFSTYATWWIRQAITRSIADQARTIRIPVHMIETINKLNRISRQMLQEMGREPTPEELGERMEMPEDKIRKVLKIAKEPISMETPIGDDEDSHLGDFIEDSTMQSPIDVATVESLKEATREVLAGLTAREAKVLRMRFGIDMNTDHTLEEVGKQFDVTRERIRQIEAKALRKLRHPSRSEHLRSFLDE, encoded by the coding sequence ATGTCCGGAAAAGCGCAACAGCAGTCTCGCCTCAAAGAATTGATCGCCCGTGGCCGTGAGCAGGGTTACCTGACTTACGCGGAGGTCAACGACCACCTGCCGGAGGATATTTCCGACCCGGAACAGGTGGAAGACATCATCCGCATGATCAACGACATGGGGATCAACGTATTCGAGAGTGCCCCGGATGCGGATGCCCTGTTGCTGGCCGAAGCCGACACCGACGAAGCCGCCGCTGAAGAGGCCGCAGCCGCCCTTGCGGCAGTGGAAACCGACATCGGCCGCACTACCGACCCCGTGCGCATGTACATGCGTGAAATGGGCACCGTGGAACTGCTGACCCGCGAAGGCGAGATTGAAATCGCCAAACGCATCGAGGAAGGCATCCGCGAAGTCATGAGCGCCATCGCCCACTTCCCGGGCACTGTCGACGGCATTCTCTCCGAGTACCAGCGCGTCACCAGCGAAGGTGGCCGCCTGTCCGACGTTCTCAGTGGCTACATCGACCCGGACGACGGCACCCTGCCGGCCGAAGAAGTCGAGCCTGTTGTCCTGAAGGACGATTCCGCCAAGGCCAAGGACAAGGACGACGAGGAAGACGAAGAAAGCGAAGGCGATGACGCCGAGGAAGAAGGCGACGGCGGTCCTGACCCGGAAGAAGCCCTGCGCCGCTTCACGGCCGTTTCCGATCAGCTCGAGAAGGCCAAGAAAGCCGTCAAGAAGCATGGTCGCGACAGCAAGCAGGCCGCTGAAGAGCTGCTGGCCCTGGCCGAGCTGTTCATGCCGATCAAGCTGGTGCCGAAGCAATTCGACGTTCTGGTCGAAAAAGTCCGTGGTGCCCTGGACCGCGTCCGCGGCCAGGAACGCGCGATCATGCAGCTCTGCGTGCGTGACGCCCGCATGCCGCGCGCCGACTTCCTGCGCCTGTTCCCGGGCAACGAAGTCGACCTCGGCTGGGCCGATGGCCTGGCCAAAGGCAAGGCCAAGTACGCCGAAGCCATTGGCAAGCTGGTGGACGACATCAAGCGCAACCAGCAGAAGCTGGTGGATCTCGAGCAGGAAGTCGAACTGACTGTCAACGAGATCAAGGACGTCAACCGTCGCATGTCCATCGGTGAAGCCAAGGCTCGCCGGGCAAAGAAAGAGATGGTCGAGGCCAACCTGCGTCTCGTGATCTCCATCGCCAAGAAGTACACCAACCGTGGCCTGCAGTTCCTCGACCTGATCCAGGAAGGCAACATCGGCCTGATGAAGGCGGTGGACAAGTTCGAATACCGTCGCGGCTACAAGTTCTCGACCTACGCCACCTGGTGGATTCGCCAGGCGATCACCCGCTCTATCGCGGACCAGGCGCGCACCATCCGTATTCCGGTGCACATGATCGAGACCATCAACAAGCTCAACCGCATCTCCCGCCAGATGCTGCAGGAAATGGGCCGCGAGCCCACGCCGGAAGAGCTTGGCGAGCGCATGGAGATGCCTGAGGACAAGATCCGCAAGGTTCTGAAGATCGCCAAAGAGCCGATCTCCATGGAAACCCCGATCGGCGACGACGAAGACTCCCACCTGGGCGACTTCATCGAGGACAGCACCATGCAGTCCCCGATCGATGTGGCCACCGTGGAAAGCCTCAAGGAAGCCACCCGTGAAGTCCTGGCCGGCCTCACTGCCCGTGAAGCCAAGGTCCTGCGCATGCGCTTCGGCATCGACATGAATACCGACCACACCCTCGAGGAAGTCGGCAAGCAGTTCGATGTCACCCGCGAGCGTATCCGCCAGATCGAAGCCAAGGCGCTGCGCAAGCTGCGTCACCCGTCGCGAAGCGAGCACCTGCGCTCCTTCCTCGACGAGTAA
- the folK gene encoding 2-amino-4-hydroxy-6-hydroxymethyldihydropteridine diphosphokinase — MPLTPIYLGLGSNIERERNLTAGLEALAGFLHDITCSPVFESFPVGIKSGNFFNFVVSARTDLPLHELDRRLKEIEADNGRYAPGRKGLPLDIDVLLYGDRVGNFDGLVLPRPEVLKNAFVLWPLSLLAPGLRHPAEGSTFAELWEKAAIQQALWPASFSWRGVELTPPELRQAFPPLSL, encoded by the coding sequence ATGCCGCTGACGCCTATCTATCTCGGTCTCGGCAGCAACATCGAGCGAGAGCGCAACCTGACCGCCGGGCTCGAAGCCCTGGCGGGATTCCTCCACGACATCACGTGCTCGCCGGTGTTCGAGAGCTTCCCTGTGGGCATCAAGAGTGGGAATTTCTTCAACTTCGTGGTTTCTGCCCGCACCGACCTGCCGTTGCACGAGCTCGACCGCCGGTTGAAGGAGATCGAGGCGGATAACGGTCGCTATGCGCCAGGCCGCAAGGGCCTTCCGCTGGATATCGACGTGCTGCTCTACGGTGATCGGGTAGGTAACTTCGATGGCCTGGTCCTGCCGCGTCCCGAGGTGCTGAAGAACGCCTTCGTGCTCTGGCCCCTGTCGCTCCTTGCGCCCGGCCTGCGACATCCGGCGGAGGGCAGCACCTTTGCCGAACTCTGGGAGAAGGCCGCCATCCAGCAGGCGCTGTGGCCGGCCTCCTTTAGCTGGCGCGGCGTCGAACTGACACCGCCAGAGCTGCGTCAGGCTTTCCCGCCGCTTTCCTTGTAG
- the tsaD gene encoding tRNA (adenosine(37)-N6)-threonylcarbamoyltransferase complex transferase subunit TsaD, producing MLVLGLETSCDETGVALYDSERGLLADALFSQIDLHRVYGGVVPELASRDHVKRLLPLLREVLEEADRKPEDIDGIAYTAGPGLVGALLVGASCAQALAFAWGVPALGVHHMEGHLLAPMLEEQPPQFPFVALLVSGGHTQLVRVDGIGQYALLGESVDDAAGEAFDKTAKLIGLGYPGGPEIARLAQSGTPGRFTFPRPMTDRPGLDFSFSGLKTFALNTWQQCRNAGDDGDQTRCDIALAFEQAVVETLTIKCRRALKQTGLKRLVIAGGVSANQSLRKSLGKMLGEFKGDVFYARPRFCTDNGAMIAYAGCQRLLAGQQDGPAISVQARWPMEQLPAV from the coding sequence ATGCTAGTGCTGGGGTTGGAAACCTCTTGCGACGAAACCGGCGTCGCCCTTTACGACAGCGAACGTGGCCTGCTGGCTGACGCGCTGTTCAGTCAGATCGACCTGCATCGGGTCTACGGCGGCGTTGTGCCCGAGTTGGCCTCCCGCGATCACGTCAAGCGCCTGTTGCCGCTGCTGCGTGAGGTGCTGGAGGAGGCCGATCGCAAGCCCGAGGACATTGATGGCATAGCCTACACGGCCGGTCCCGGCCTGGTTGGCGCGTTGCTGGTCGGTGCGTCCTGTGCTCAGGCCCTGGCGTTCGCCTGGGGGGTGCCGGCGCTCGGCGTGCACCACATGGAAGGCCACCTGCTGGCGCCCATGCTGGAGGAGCAGCCGCCGCAGTTTCCGTTCGTCGCCCTGTTGGTGTCCGGCGGCCACACCCAGTTGGTGCGAGTCGATGGCATTGGCCAGTACGCGCTGCTTGGCGAGTCGGTGGATGACGCCGCGGGTGAGGCCTTCGACAAGACCGCCAAGCTGATCGGCCTCGGTTACCCAGGCGGTCCCGAGATCGCTCGCCTGGCGCAAAGCGGTACCCCAGGGCGCTTCACCTTCCCGCGTCCGATGACCGATCGCCCGGGGCTTGATTTCAGCTTCAGCGGGCTCAAGACGTTCGCCCTCAATACCTGGCAGCAGTGCCGCAATGCTGGGGACGACGGCGATCAAACCCGTTGCGACATCGCTCTGGCCTTCGAACAGGCGGTGGTGGAGACTCTCACTATCAAGTGCCGACGTGCGCTCAAACAGACCGGTCTGAAGCGCCTGGTGATCGCCGGCGGCGTCAGTGCCAACCAGTCGCTGCGCAAGTCGCTGGGCAAGATGCTGGGTGAATTCAAGGGCGATGTGTTTTATGCCCGGCCGCGCTTCTGCACTGACAACGGCGCAATGATTGCCTACGCCGGTTGCCAGCGTTTGCTGGCTGGGCAGCAGGATGGACCGGCGATTTCCGTGCAGGCCCGTTGGCCGATGGAGCAGTTGCCCGCCGTCTGA